CACCCTTGACTGTGCAAAAGGAATAGGAATTATCGCTGCAAATGGCGGTGACATCACCGAATATATAGGAGTAGATCTTGTATCCAGTCCAATGCCCCCGCTAATATGCATCCCCACAACAGCAGGAAGTTCGGCAGATGTGTCGCAATACGCAGTCATAAGCGACAATAAATATAAAAAACTCATCATATCCAAATCAGTGGTGCCTGACGTATCACTCCTTGACCCGCAGACCCTGACAACACAACCAGAAGAAGTTACATACGGGAGTGGAATTGATGCACTCTTCCACGCAGTAGAGGCATTCTGCTCAAACGGTTCTTCAAGAGTTACTGACATCTTTGCATTAAAAGCAATTGAGGAGCTTTCATCCGGACTTGTGGAAGTTGCAGAAGACCCCTTAAATATTGAACTCAGGGAAAAGACGATGTTTGCAAGCCTCTACGCCGGCCTTGCCTTCTCTAATGCAGGTCTTGGCCTCATTCACGCGATGTCTCATTCGATAGGCGGGCTTCTTGACATTTCCCACGGAGTCAGCTCAATGCTTGTAGCAGGTCCTGCAATTAATTATAATTACGCTTTCTGCCCGGAAAAATACAGAAAAATATCAGCTGCAATGGGAATAGATGAATCACGCCTCACAGATGCCGAACTGAAAGAAACTCTGATAAATGCCATATACGATGTCGCAGGAGAATATACAGGAAAGATTATCGGTGAGTTCAGGCCAAAAAGAGATCTTGAAGAGACAATTGTTAAAAGAACCAGCAAT
The sequence above is a segment of the Methanoplanus limicola DSM 2279 genome. Coding sequences within it:
- a CDS encoding iron-containing alcohol dehydrogenase, whose translation is MQDENMGELRKFVSPEFITGINSRIFAGRYAKNFRAGKVLLTVDPNISNIWWMDEILHSLDEERVEYTEFSGVTENPKRYEVMKGAELFRENRCDGIVAVGGGSTLDCAKGIGIIAANGGDITEYIGVDLVSSPMPPLICIPTTAGSSADVSQYAVISDNKYKKLIISKSVVPDVSLLDPQTLTTQPEEVTYGSGIDALFHAVEAFCSNGSSRVTDIFALKAIEELSSGLVEVAEDPLNIELREKTMFASLYAGLAFSNAGLGLIHAMSHSIGGLLDISHGVSSMLVAGPAINYNYAFCPEKYRKISAAMGIDESRLTDAELKETLINAIYDVAGEYTGKIIGEFRPKRDLEETIVKRTSNDPCIATNPGIPNEDELGKIWREISGIQIP